The stretch of DNA CAGTGCGGCAGGGAAATGCACGGGCGTCGTGTAAGTCCGGTCCAACGTCACCGCCGCATCCGCCATCACCGCGTCGAGATTGCCGTTGTCGACCGGCGGCAGGAAGCCGATCTCGGGCTTGGTATCGACCGGCTGGGCCTCGACGTCGAACCGATCCTCGCCCGCCTCGGTGCGAACCACGACCAGCGCAGCCGCATCGCGCGCGATCGCCTGATCCTCCGCAACGACGATCGCGACCGGCTGGCCGAGATGGAGAATGACGTCGGTATCGAACTTCGGCATCGCCCGCGAATTGGACTCGCCAGCCGGCATGCGCGGGTCGTCGTGGATGACCGCAATGACGCCAGGCAAAGCTTCCGCGGCGCTCACGTCGATACCAAGAATGCGCCCGCTGCCGACCGGGGTGCCAACGATCGCGGCATAGGCGATGCCCTCTGGCGTGCCCTCATACGCATAGTCCGCCACGCCGGTGACCTTCGCCGGCCCCTCGATCCGGTCGAGCCCAAGCCCCAGAACGCCCTGTTTCGCGCGGTCGAGACCACCCGGCCGAAACGCCGCATCCATCACGTGTTCGTTCATTCTGCGGTCCTCGGGTGGAGGGTTTGAGATAGGGATGGCGGGGGCTTTTGACGAGACGGACCGCGCTTCCACACGTCAAAGAAAACGCCCGCAACCTTTTCAGTTTCCCCGCGAAGGCGGGGATCCAGGGTTACGGGCGTTATCTTCCGTGGCTCCTGGGCCCCCGCTTTCGCGGGGGAACTAGCAGGCGGCCGGGTGCCTCCGCCCTCAAACAGCCGGCAACTGATCCAGCAGCTTATCCAGCGTAATCGGGAACTCCCGCACCCGGATCCCCGTCGCATTATACACCGCGTTCGCCACGGCCGCACCCGCGCCCGAAATCCCCAGCTCGCCGATCCCCTTCGCGTGGATCGGGTTCGCATGGATGTCGCGCTCGTCGACGAAATGCACCTCCATCTGCGGAATGTCGGCGTTCGACGGCACGTGATATTCCGCGAGATCGTGGTTCACCAGCTTGCCGGTACGCAGGTCGTGGATCAGATCCTCCGTCAACGCCGCGCCGATCCCGAACGTCATCCCGCCAAGGCACTGCGACCGCGCCGTCTTGGCGTTCAGCACACGCCCGGCTGCGAACGACCCCAACATCCGCCGCACCCGCACTTCCCCCGTCACCGCGTTCACCGCGACTTCGGCGAAATGCGCGCCGAACGAAGCCTGCGTATGGTCCTTCTCCTGCTTGCCCGGCTTGATGTGCCCGGTAGCCTCCAGACCCTTGCCGACCAGTTCGCCGATCGGCGTCGACCGGTTGTCGCCGATCGCGGTACCGTCCTTCAGCGTCAGATTGTCCTCGTCGACACCCATCGCCTTGGCCAGCTTCCCCCGCAGCATCTCGCACGCGAGATACACCGCGGTCCCGGACGAGGTCGCGCCCCACGAGCCACCCGAACCAGCGGCGGGAGGATCGTTGGTATCGCCAAGCGCCATCGTGATATTGGCAACCGGAATGCCCAGGATCTCCGACGCGATCTGCGCCAGGATCGTGTAGCTGCCCGTACCGATGTCGGTCATCGCCGACGACACCGTCGCCGAGCCGTCCGGATGGATCTCCACCTTTGCGGACGATTCCTGCATCATGTTGCCGCGCACGGCCGCCGCGACGCCAGTCCCGATCAGCCACTCGCCCTCGCGCCGCGTGCCGGCCTTCTGGCGCTTGTCCCAGCCAAACTTCGCCGCACCCTCGTCCAGCGCACGCGTCAGGTTGCGCGACGTGAACGGCACGTCCTTTTCCGGATCGATCGTCACGTCGTTGATCCGGCGCAACTCGATCGGATCGATGCCGAGCTTTTCCGCCAGCTCGTCCATCGCGCTTTCGAGCGCCATCATGCCGACTGCCTCGCCCGGCGCGCGCATAGAGCCCGACACGACCAGGTTCACGTCGACGATGTCATGCGTGATCATCCGGTTCTCACCGCCGTACAGCATGTGCGTGCCGATCCCGGCCGGCTCGAAATAATCCTCGGTCGACTGGTTCGACACCAAGGTCTCGTGCCCGATCGCGGTCAGCTTGCCGTCCGCGCCTGCCGCCAGCCGGATATGCTGCTCGGTGTTCGACCGCCGCACGGTCGCCTCGAACACCTGCGGCCGCGACATCACCGCCTTGACCGGTCGGCCAAGCTGCTTCGCCGCGATCGCCGCCGCGACGCTCTCGGGCGCAATCCCAAGCTTGGAACCGAACCCGCCGCCGATATAGCGCGCGATGATCCGCACCTTCTTTTCTGAAACGCCAAGCGACTTCGCCAACTGCTGCGCGTCCGAGGTCGGCATCTGGTACGCACCGTACAGCGCCAGCGAGCCGTCCTCGTCCCACACCGCGATCGAGGCATGCGGCTCCATCGCCGCCGAATTCTGGCTCGGCGTGACATAGGTGGCGTCGATCGTCACCGGTGCGTCGTCCATCGCCTTGTCCACGTCGCCCTGCGCGAAGTGCGCCTGCGTCGCGTCATCGGCGGGCTTGCGGGTCTCGTCGCGGTGCGCGGCGAAGTCGTACTGGCCCTCACTCGCCTGATACTCGATCGGCAGCCGAGCCGCCGCATCGCGCGCGACCTCGAAGCTCTCGGCGAGCACGATCGCGACGATCTGACCGAAGAATGCGATGTCCTTCACGCCCTGCGTCGGCGCGTCGGTAGCGCCACCCTGCGCCGCAACGCGGATGAACCGGTCGAAGTCGGTCACGACGTCGATCACGCCGGGAATGCTCTTCACCGCATCGACGTCGATCGACACGACCTTGCCCGACGAAATCTTCGTGCCGACCAGCACGCCGAACGCCATGTTCGCGAACTCGTATTCCGCCGCGTAGGTCGCGGTGCCGGTGACCTTGAGCGGCCCATCGACCCGGTCGAGCGGCTTGCCGATGACGCCCTGGACGCCCGTATCCAGAAGACTGTCCGGATGCGGCTTGTCCATCGTCATGCTGTTGGTGGTGCCTAAACCGAACATGCTCATGCTCCCGTTACGGTGCGCAGCGTCGCGATCAGCGTGCGACGGGCGAGGGGGATCTTGAAGTCGTTCGAGCCATAACCCTTGGCATCGGCCAGCAACGCGGTTGCCGCGGCCTCGAACGCCTCGTCGGTAGGGGCCTTGCCGACCAAAGCGGCCTCGACCGCGGGATTGCGCCACGGCATCGGCCCGAGCCCGCCGAACGCAAGCGAGGCGGACGCGATCACGCCGTCTTGCACGTCGACGATCGCCGCGACCGACACGAGCGCGAAGGCGTAGGACGCACGATCGCGCACCTTCCGATAGGCCTGCTTGCCCTTGGGCGGTGCCGGCAGTTCGATATGGGTGATCAACTCACCCGCTTCGAGCACCGTCTCGATCTGCGGGGTATCGCCCGGCAGCCGATAGAAATCGTGGATCGAAATGCGCCGACGATCGCCGTCCGCCTTCAGCGTCACGATCGTCGCGTCCAGCGCACGCATCGCCACCGCCATGTCGCTCGGATGCGTCGCGATGCAGTGCTCGCTCGTCCCCAGCACGGCCAGAATGCGGTTAAAGCCGCCGATCGCCGAGCACCCGCTACCCGGCTCGCGCTTGTTGCACGCAGCAGCGGTGTCGTAGAAATAATAGCAGCGCGTCCGCTGGAGCAGATTGCCCCCCGTCGACGCCTTGTTCCGTAACTGCCCCGACGCACCGGCGAGCAAAGCGCGGCTCAGCACCTCGTACTTCTCGACGACTCTCGCGTCCGCGGCGAGATCGCTGTTCGGCACCAGAGCACCGATCGTCAGCCCACCATCCTCGCGCTCCTCGATTTTCGCCAGATCGAGCCGCGAGATGTCGACGAGCTTGTCCGGTGTCTCGACCTGCAACTTCATCAGGTCGAGCAGGTTGGTGCCGCCAGCAATGAACTTCGCACCGATCGTGTCGATATCTTTTACCGCGGCCTCGGGGGTCGCGGCCTTCTCATAGGTGAAGGTCTTCATGCCACCAGCTCCCCGCGACGATTGGCTTCCATCGCCGCGTCCTTCTCGTCCGCGGTCCGGCCCTCGGGCTCGGCGCCTGCGACTTCGCGGATCGCATCGACGATGTTCGGATACGCCGCACACCGGCAGATATTGCCGCTCATCCGCTCGGAGATTTCGGCATCGTCGAACTTCGGATCGGTCAGGTCGCCCGATGCATGGCTGGCCCAGCCCTTCTTGACCTCGTCGAGCATACCGACCGCTGAACAGATCTGCCCCGGCGTGCAATAGCCGCACTGATACCCGTCATGCCGCACGAACGCGTCCTGCAACGGGTGCAGGTTGCCTGGCTGGCCGAGGCCCTCGATCGTCAGGATCTCGTCGTCCTGATGCATCACGGCGAGCGTGAGGCAGGAATTGACCCGTCGGCCGTTGATCAGCACCGTGCACGCCCCGCACTGACCATGGTCGCAGCCCTTCTTCGACCCCGTCAGCCCAAGATGCTCGCGGCACAGGTCGAGCACCGACGTACGAATATCGGGCTCGGCGTCATATGATTGACCATTGATCGTGAAATGCATGAGGTCGCCCCTCGTTGAATGCGCTGGGATTTTACGGATACGAGGACTGAACGCCGATGCGCCCGATGGTTTCCTATTGCGATTGGCTCTCACACATTGGTGCGCTGGCGCTTGTCGCGGCGAGCGGGCAAGCTGCCGCGATGACGCCGGCATCTCCCCGATTATCGCCCCTCATCGTGATCGCGCACCGCGGCGCGAGCGGTCTCCGGCCCGAACATACCCTCGCGGCCTATTCGCTCGCGATCGACCAGGGCGCGGACTTTATCGAGCCCGATCTAGTGCCGACCAGGGACGACGTGCTCGTCGCGCGGCACGAGAACAATATCGCCGACACGACCAACGTCGCCGACCACCCCGAGTTCGCGTCGCGAAAAACCACGAAGACGATCGACGGCCAGACGATGACCGGCTGGTTCGTCGAGGACTTCACGCTCGCCGAACTGAAGACGCTGCGCGCGAAGGAACGCTTGCCGAAGCTCCGCCCCACGAACACCGCTTATGACGGCCAGTTCCAGATCCCGACGCTCGCCGAGATCATCGCGCTCGCCAAGCGCCGCACGGTCGAGACGGGCCGGACGATCGGCATCTATCCCGAGACCAAGCATCCGACCTACTTCGCCAAGATCGGCCACCCGACCGACGCGAAACTGGTCGCCGAATTGCGCGAGGCCGGCTGGGATTCGGCGAAGGCGCCGGTCTTCATCCAGTCGTTCGAGGTCGCCAACCTCCAGCGCCTCCATAAGATGACGAAGGTCCGCCTGATCCAGCTGATGGCCGGGGAGGGCGCCCCTGCCGATGGCGCGCAGCCGAGCTACGCGGCGATGATCACGCCGGCCGGGCTCAAGGCGGTCGCGGCCTATGCGTACGGGATCGGCCCCGACAAGGCGATGCTCTGGACCGACGCGACCCCAACGACGCTGGTCGCCGACGCGCACGCGGCAGGCCTGCGCGTCCACCCCTGGACCTACCGCACGGAAAACTACTTCGAACCGACCCGCTTCCGCCGCGGCAGCGACCCCGCAGCGCACGGCGACATCGCCGCCGAGATCGACGCAGGACTTGCCCAAGGTATCGACGGTTTCTTCACCGATTTTCCGCTATACGGTTCCCAAGCGCGCGACCGAGATCAGGGAACCGCACGCGCAGGAGTGAAGTAAATGCGTAAGATCCTTCCCGTACTTGCGGTACTGCCGTTCCTCGTAAGTGGTTGCATCAGCACCGCAACCTCGATCGTGAAGGCCCCGTTCCAGGTCGCCGGCAAGGCGGTCGACTGGACCACGACAAGCCAGGAAGAATCGGACCGCAACTACGGCAAGAAGATGCGCAAGCAGGAAGCCGAAGAGGGCAAGCAGCGCAAGGAACTGGCGAAACGCTGCAAGAAGGACCCCCAGCGCCCCGAATGCGGCCAATACCAAGGCTACCGCGCAGGAAACTGACCCGGACCCTATCCCCCAAACACCACCCCGGCGAAGGCCGGGGCCCAGTTGGGCGAACGGAGGTAACGTCGCGCTGCCCTCGGTCAGCAACGTTCCCCAACTAGACCCCGGCCTCCGCCGGGGAGGTGGCCTCGGGACTTAGGATATCGCCCCCCTCCTTGTTCTCCCGCGAAGGCGGGAGCCCAGCCTGGACTCCCGCCTTCGCGGGAGAACAATCTGTCGCGCTCGAAACCCCCTAAAACCACCCCATCACAGTAACCGGAAACGGCGTCCACCACCCAACCTTCACCCCCGCAAACCGCAGCGCATCCCCCGTCCACGCATTACACGTCCGAACCGCGTCATACCGCCCGTTAGCCTCGTAAAACGCATCATACCCGGCATACCCCCGATACCGCGCACCCCCGTCGCGAAAACTCGCCCGGATATACGCCGCCAACCGTCGATACTGCGCCGGCGTCAAAACGATCTCCCGAGCCCCATCCCCTGGACGCGGCCTCGGCAAATGATCGACGTGCATCAACGTCCGATCACTCCCGACCGCCGAAGCAACCACCGTCCGCAGCTTCACGTCGGCCCAGGTCGGCGTCTCCAGGTAGAACGCCTTTTCCCCCCACCCGAACGACACATGATCGAACGCCCCATAGCGAGGGTCACGCAAATCCTCCGCCCGGGCCACCCCGCGCCAGTCCACCCCGGCCGCCACCTTCGGCACGATGATCCCGGTATGCACGCCGTTGCTCTCGACGAAGATATGCACGCCCTCGGCAGGCGCCCGCCAATCACGATTGCTCGGGATTGACCCACCGATCAGCCCCGCCACCGCATAGCTCGCAACCAGCCCGAGAACCGTTCCGACCACCCATAAAATCGTCTTAACCCAGCGCGTTTCCGTCTTCATTCCGTCATGCTAGACCAGCCGCATGGCCAATGACACGCACGTACTGAGCACCCCGCCCGAAGGCGCCCCCGACTGGACGATTCCGCAGAACTGGTCCGCCTATACCGCGGAGGACCACGCGACCTGGGACACGCTGTTCGCCCGCCAGTCGAAGCTGCTCCCCGGCCGCGCCTCGAACGCGTGGCTGCGCGGCCTCGACGTGCTGAAGCTGTCCAAACCCGGCATCCCCGATTTCGAGGAACTGTCGGAACGCCTGACGAAGCTCACCGGCTGGTCGGTCGTCGCGGTGCCCGGCCTCGTCCCCGACGACGTGTTCTTCGACCACATGGCAAACCGCCGCTTCGTCGCCGGCAACTTCATCCGCCGCCCCGATCAGCTCGATTATCTGCAGGAGCCCGACGTCTTCCACGACGTGTTCGGCCACGTCCCGATGCTCGCCGACCCGGTGTTCGCCGACTACCTCGCCGCCTATGGCCGCGGCGGCCAGCGCGCTTTGGGTTTGGACGCGCTGAAATACCTGGGAAGGCTCTACTGGTACACGGTCGAGTTCGGCCTGATCGCCGAACCCGAAGGCCTGCGCATCTACGGCTCCGGCATCGTCTCCAGCTTCGCCGAAACCCGCTTCGCGCTCGACGATCCAAGCCCCAACCGAATCGCGCTAGACCTCGCCCGCGTGATGCGGACCGAATACCGGATCGACGATTTCCAGCAGAACTACTTCGTCATCCCGAGCTTCGACGAATTGCTGCGGCTAACGGTAGAGACGGACTTCGCGCCGCTGTACGAGGAGCTGAAGGCGCTCCCGGATATCCCGGTCGCGCGCATCGAGCCGGGTGACGTGGTGCTGACCGAAGGTACGCAGGCGTACGCGAAGGCGAAACTCGGCGCGTAACAAATAATAAAGAAGCACCACCCCGGCGAAGGCCGGGGCCCAATTGGGTGAACTTCCGAGATAGAACCGCACCGCTATCCCAATTGGGCCCCGGCCTCCGCCGGGGTGGAGCCAGAAGTGAGGTGAGGGCGGCAACATCCTAATAGTGGAGGGGGCTCGTCAAATATCCAAAGCCCACCCATCACGCCCCTTAGGATCGAACGGCCCCTCCGCCACGAACCGCACCGCCCCCGCGCGCAACCGAAGCACACTCCAATCCCCCCGCCGGTCGACCGCCTCGAGCGAACACCCGCAAGCCTCATACGCCGCGACAACCCCAGCCCGCTGAGTCTCCAGCAACCCGGCAAGAACGACAGTCGCCCCCACATCCGAAATCGAAGCAATCTCCGGCGCCATCGAAACCAGCGGCCCCGCCAGAATATTCGCAATCACCAGATCATACGGCGCCCGAGCAACGATCGCATCGTCCAGCGTACCGTCGGCAACCACCAGGTCGATCCCCTCGACCCCGTTCAACCCAGCATTCTCGTGCGTAACGTCGATCGAGACCGGATCGATATCCGTCCCCATCACCTTGGCCCCAGGCCAAAGATGCGCCGCCGCAAACGCGAGCAACCCCGTCCCGGTCCCGATATCGATCACGTTGGCAAAGTCCGCATCCGCCAACCCGTCGAGCATAGCCAGACACCCGCTGGTCGTCTCGTGATGCCCCGTCCCGAACGCCCGGCTAGCCTCGATCAGGAACGCCCGCTTGTCCGCGGGCACCGCGCCCGCATGCGCCCCGGTATGCACGAAGAACCGCCCGACCGACAAAGGCTCGAGCCCAGCCTGGCTCATCGTCACCCAGTCCGCATCGCCCAACCGCTCGACCGCGATCGCCGCCCCCGCCGCGCTCGGCACCAGCGCGCGCACCGCCGCGATCGTCTCCGCCGCCGGCTCATGCTCGAAATACGCATCGAGCCGCCACGACTCGACGTCGTCCTCGATCTCCTCGGTCGTCATCAGCACGGCGTCGCCCGGAATCGCGTCACCCAGGTCGTCGCTCGCATCGATCGCCTCGGCTTCCGCCCGCGTGCAGGGGAGGGTAAGCTTCCAGCTATCGGACATAGCTCGCCCCATTCACGTCGATCACCGAGCCCGTCATCGAAGCCGGTGCCTCCAGCGCGCAATAGCGTGCGACCGACGCGACCTCCGCCGGATCGGCAACCTTGCCGAGCGGAATATCCGCCAGCAAAGCATCGCCCCCACGGCTCGAAAGATAATCCTCCGCCATCCCGGTCATCGTGAACCCGGGACACACCGCGAATGCGAGGATACCCTCCCGAGCATAGCCCCGAGCGATCGTCTTGGTCATCGCTACCATGCCCGCCTTCGACGCGGCATAATGCCAATGCGCCGGCGAATCCCCGCGATACGCCGCCCGACTCGCGATGTTGACGATCCGCCCACCGACACCGCGCGCCTGCCAATGCAGCACCGCCAACCGGCAAAGCTCGGCGGACGCGGTCAGGTTGATCCGCATCGTCCGCTCCCACTGCGCGGTCCAGTCGTCGTCCGCGAGGGGTGATGCCTCGAACACCCCCGCATTGTTGATCAGCACGTCGATCGCGCCGCCAGCCTGCTCCAACGCCGCGTTCCACAACGCAGTCGGCGCCGCAGGATCGGCGAAGTCGGCCGGGATACCGCTAGCGGTCCCATGCCCGATGACGGAGGCGCCGGCGTCGGTCAGCGCCACATGAATGGCCGCGCCGATGCCCCGGCTCGAGCCTGTAAGAAGAATGGTCATGCCGAAGCCTTTAGCGCGCGCCGAACAGTCCCGTCACCCCGAACCCGCGGAAGACAACCCGCAACTAGGCCGCAACCTTTGCGACGACATCGCCCGCGTTGTTCTTCAAGTTGCTGAGCCGCCCATCGAGCACGTCGAACCCGCGACCCACCCCGTCGATCCCGGTCGCGACCGTCTCATCGCCCTTCTCCGAGATTGTCATGGGTTATCGGACCGCGCCCAATGGGTTGCATCGCAGCACGCGGTGGCTAATAGGTCGCCCGATCTATATATTGTGGACCAAGATAATTTTGGTTCGTCATCTTCTGGTTCGAGGACTCCGCCCTTGGCATCGCGCAACCCGGCACGCCCGCTCTCTCCCCATCTGCAGGTCTATAAATGGGGCCCGCACATGCTGGTCTCGATCCTGCACCGCGCGACCGGCAGCGGGATGGCGACCGTCGGCAGCCTGCTGCTCGTCTGGTGGCTCGCCGCGATCGCCGCGGGTGATCAGGCCTATGCGACCTTCGTCGACGTGTTCACCACCGACACCGGTGGCCTCAACATCCTCGGCTACGTCATCGGAGTCGGCCTGACGCTGTCGCTGTTCCAGCACATGATGAGCGGCATCCGTCACATGGTGCTCGATATCGGTGCCGGCTACGAACTGAAGCGGAACAAGATGGGCGCGCTCGCGACGATGGTCGCATCGGTAGCGCTGACGATCGTGTTCTGGCTCTACATGGGGATCAAGTAATGGGTTCGGGTACGGCAATCGGTCGCGTCCGCGGCCTCGGCAGCGCTAAACACGGCACGCTTCACTGGTGGCGGCAGCGGCTGACCGCGGGCTCGAACCTGTTCCTGATGCTCTGGCTGATGATCTCGGTCGCGCGGATGCCGGGTTACGACTACGCAGCGGTCCATATGTGGCTGCAATCCGCCTGGGCCGCTGTGCCGATGGCGCTGTTGATCGCGTCCGTGTTCTATCATTTCCGTCTCGGTCTCCAGGTCGTGATCGAGGATTACCAGCATGGTGAAAGCCGCGTCGTGGCGATGATCCTCCTCAACCTGTTCACCTTCACGCTGGGCGGCATCGCCCTGTTCGCGATCCTGAAGGTCGCCTTCTCCGGAGCCCCCGCCTGATGTCTGCTGCCTACAAGATCATCGATCATACCTATGATGCGGTCGTCGTCGGTGCCGGCGGTTCCGGCCTGCGCGCCACGATGGGTATCGCCGAGAGCGGCCTGAAGACCGCATGCATCACCAAGGTCTTCCCGACCCGTTCGCACACCGTTGCAGCGCAGGGTGGTATCGCCGCCTCGCTCGGCAACAACTCGCCGGATCACTGGACCTGGCACATGTTCGACACCGTCAAGGGTTCGGACTGGCTCGGCGACCAGGACGCGATCGAGTATCTCTGCCGCGAGGCGCCTCAGGCGGTCTACGAGCTCGAACACGCCGGCATGCCGTTCAGCCGTAACGAGAACGGCACGATCTATCAGCGTCCGTTCGGCGGTCACATGCAGAACATGGGCGAGGGGCCGCCGGTCCAGCGCACCGCCGCCGCCGCCGACCGCACCGGCCACGCGATGCTCCACGCGCTGTATCAGCAGAGCCTGAAGTACAATACGGACTTCTTCGTCGAGTATTTCGCGCTCGACCTGATCATGGAGAACGGCGTCTGCCGCGGAGTTATCGCGCTGTGCATGGAAGACGGCTCGATCCACCGCTTCCGCAGCCACCAGACCGTGCTCGCGACCGGCGGTTACGGCCGCGTTTATTTCTCGGCGACCTCGGCGCACACCTGCACCGGTGACGGCAACGCGATGGTGCTCCGCGCCGGCTTGCCGCTCCAGGACATGGAGTTCGTCCAGTTCCACCCGACCGGTATCTACGG from Sphingomonas faeni encodes:
- a CDS encoding SDR family NAD(P)-dependent oxidoreductase; protein product: MTILLTGSSRGIGAAIHVALTDAGASVIGHGTASGIPADFADPAAPTALWNAALEQAGGAIDVLINNAGVFEASPLADDDWTAQWERTMRINLTASAELCRLAVLHWQARGVGGRIVNIASRAAYRGDSPAHWHYAASKAGMVAMTKTIARGYAREGILAFAVCPGFTMTGMAEDYLSSRGGDALLADIPLGKVADPAEVASVARYCALEAPASMTGSVIDVNGASYVR
- a CDS encoding glycerophosphodiester phosphodiesterase — translated: MTPASPRLSPLIVIAHRGASGLRPEHTLAAYSLAIDQGADFIEPDLVPTRDDVLVARHENNIADTTNVADHPEFASRKTTKTIDGQTMTGWFVEDFTLAELKTLRAKERLPKLRPTNTAYDGQFQIPTLAEIIALAKRRTVETGRTIGIYPETKHPTYFAKIGHPTDAKLVAELREAGWDSAKAPVFIQSFEVANLQRLHKMTKVRLIQLMAGEGAPADGAQPSYAAMITPAGLKAVAAYAYGIGPDKAMLWTDATPTTLVADAHAAGLRVHPWTYRTENYFEPTRFRRGSDPAAHGDIAAEIDAGLAQGIDGFFTDFPLYGSQARDRDQGTARAGVK
- a CDS encoding 50S ribosomal protein L11 methyltransferase, giving the protein MSDSWKLTLPCTRAEAEAIDASDDLGDAIPGDAVLMTTEEIEDDVESWRLDAYFEHEPAAETIAAVRALVPSAAGAAIAVERLGDADWVTMSQAGLEPLSVGRFFVHTGAHAGAVPADKRAFLIEASRAFGTGHHETTSGCLAMLDGLADADFANVIDIGTGTGLLAFAAAHLWPGAKVMGTDIDPVSIDVTHENAGLNGVEGIDLVVADGTLDDAIVARAPYDLVIANILAGPLVSMAPEIASISDVGATVVLAGLLETQRAGVVAAYEACGCSLEAVDRRGDWSVLRLRAGAVRFVAEGPFDPKGRDGWALDI
- the sdhC gene encoding succinate dehydrogenase, cytochrome b556 subunit, whose amino-acid sequence is MASRNPARPLSPHLQVYKWGPHMLVSILHRATGSGMATVGSLLLVWWLAAIAAGDQAYATFVDVFTTDTGGLNILGYVIGVGLTLSLFQHMMSGIRHMVLDIGAGYELKRNKMGALATMVASVALTIVFWLYMGIK
- a CDS encoding xanthine dehydrogenase family protein molybdopterin-binding subunit, whose amino-acid sequence is MSMFGLGTTNSMTMDKPHPDSLLDTGVQGVIGKPLDRVDGPLKVTGTATYAAEYEFANMAFGVLVGTKISSGKVVSIDVDAVKSIPGVIDVVTDFDRFIRVAAQGGATDAPTQGVKDIAFFGQIVAIVLAESFEVARDAAARLPIEYQASEGQYDFAAHRDETRKPADDATQAHFAQGDVDKAMDDAPVTIDATYVTPSQNSAAMEPHASIAVWDEDGSLALYGAYQMPTSDAQQLAKSLGVSEKKVRIIARYIGGGFGSKLGIAPESVAAAIAAKQLGRPVKAVMSRPQVFEATVRRSNTEQHIRLAAGADGKLTAIGHETLVSNQSTEDYFEPAGIGTHMLYGGENRMITHDIVDVNLVVSGSMRAPGEAVGMMALESAMDELAEKLGIDPIELRRINDVTIDPEKDVPFTSRNLTRALDEGAAKFGWDKRQKAGTRREGEWLIGTGVAAAVRGNMMQESSAKVEIHPDGSATVSSAMTDIGTGSYTILAQIASEILGIPVANITMALGDTNDPPAAGSGGSWGATSSGTAVYLACEMLRGKLAKAMGVDEDNLTLKDGTAIGDNRSTPIGELVGKGLEATGHIKPGKQEKDHTQASFGAHFAEVAVNAVTGEVRVRRMLGSFAAGRVLNAKTARSQCLGGMTFGIGAALTEDLIHDLRTGKLVNHDLAEYHVPSNADIPQMEVHFVDERDIHANPIHAKGIGELGISGAGAAVANAVYNATGIRVREFPITLDKLLDQLPAV
- a CDS encoding TIGR02117 family protein: MKTETRWVKTILWVVGTVLGLVASYAVAGLIGGSIPSNRDWRAPAEGVHIFVESNGVHTGIIVPKVAAGVDWRGVARAEDLRDPRYGAFDHVSFGWGEKAFYLETPTWADVKLRTVVASAVGSDRTLMHVDHLPRPRPGDGAREIVLTPAQYRRLAAYIRASFRDGGARYRGYAGYDAFYEANGRYDAVRTCNAWTGDALRFAGVKVGWWTPFPVTVMGWF
- the sdhD gene encoding succinate dehydrogenase, hydrophobic membrane anchor protein, yielding MGSGTAIGRVRGLGSAKHGTLHWWRQRLTAGSNLFLMLWLMISVARMPGYDYAAVHMWLQSAWAAVPMALLIASVFYHFRLGLQVVIEDYQHGESRVVAMILLNLFTFTLGGIALFAILKVAFSGAPA
- a CDS encoding 2Fe-2S iron-sulfur cluster-binding protein: MHFTINGQSYDAEPDIRTSVLDLCREHLGLTGSKKGCDHGQCGACTVLINGRRVNSCLTLAVMHQDDEILTIEGLGQPGNLHPLQDAFVRHDGYQCGYCTPGQICSAVGMLDEVKKGWASHASGDLTDPKFDDAEISERMSGNICRCAAYPNIVDAIREVAGAEPEGRTADEKDAAMEANRRGELVA
- a CDS encoding FAD binding domain-containing protein — its product is MKTFTYEKAATPEAAVKDIDTIGAKFIAGGTNLLDLMKLQVETPDKLVDISRLDLAKIEEREDGGLTIGALVPNSDLAADARVVEKYEVLSRALLAGASGQLRNKASTGGNLLQRTRCYYFYDTAAACNKREPGSGCSAIGGFNRILAVLGTSEHCIATHPSDMAVAMRALDATIVTLKADGDRRRISIHDFYRLPGDTPQIETVLEAGELITHIELPAPPKGKQAYRKVRDRASYAFALVSVAAIVDVQDGVIASASLAFGGLGPMPWRNPAVEAALVGKAPTDEAFEAAATALLADAKGYGSNDFKIPLARRTLIATLRTVTGA
- the phhA gene encoding phenylalanine 4-monooxygenase — protein: MANDTHVLSTPPEGAPDWTIPQNWSAYTAEDHATWDTLFARQSKLLPGRASNAWLRGLDVLKLSKPGIPDFEELSERLTKLTGWSVVAVPGLVPDDVFFDHMANRRFVAGNFIRRPDQLDYLQEPDVFHDVFGHVPMLADPVFADYLAAYGRGGQRALGLDALKYLGRLYWYTVEFGLIAEPEGLRIYGSGIVSSFAETRFALDDPSPNRIALDLARVMRTEYRIDDFQQNYFVIPSFDELLRLTVETDFAPLYEELKALPDIPVARIEPGDVVLTEGTQAYAKAKLGA